One Xiphophorus maculatus strain JP 163 A chromosome 10, X_maculatus-5.0-male, whole genome shotgun sequence genomic region harbors:
- the LOC102230695 gene encoding guanine nucleotide-binding protein G(I)/G(S)/G(O) subunit gamma-T2-like, producing MARDMSDKEILKMELEQLKKEVSTPRTAVSANCADTIAYVEGLLPNDPLIKGVPDDKNPYKGDKGGCSIT from the exons ATGGCTCGGGATATGTCGGATAAGGAAATCTTGAAAATGGAACTGGAGCAATTGAAAAAGGAAGTGAGCACACCAAGAACAGCA GTGAGTGCAAATTGTGCTGACACAATTGCTTACGTTGAAGGACTCTTGCCGAACGATCCGCTGATTAAGGGAGTTCCAGATGACAAGAACCCTTACAAGGGAGACAAAGGAGGCTGCTCTATAACATAA
- the LOC102230433 gene encoding putative all-trans-retinol 13,14-reductase, with protein sequence MWLLILLVWLVIWAGGTYWYLFGKPSPFSLESVRPPAPREFDQKKRDKVIKQGFSVDKVPQNLDVIVIGSGIGGLSAAATLAKAGKKVLVLEQHDQAGGCCHTYIEKGFEFDVGLHYIGQVHENSLLRIAFDQITEGQVEFQKLQPHVDTVQIGSGVERREYKIFTGKHEMKARLTEQFPNETEAIEKFFKIMKLSAKKTHYLASMKLIPQWVSLFLLKSGIADLISPVFRLSGTPATDFINTLTKNKDLQVIFSYFFYGVPPKESSILINALLMHHYKRGAYYPKGGASEIAFHIIRTIQKYGGSCLIRAPVSQILVDENGAAYGVKVKKGQDEVEVHAPVVVSNCGVFTTFQKLLPPEIQVKHDIQERLSMMKHGRGSFLIFSGFDGTAEDLGLVSTNFWLFKDNDMDKSMEDFFALSKEEAPDNIPMMFITVPSAKDPEANIRHPGKSCMTILTMVKYEWFEEWKDTTVRKRGDDYYNYKMRFTKNLFDWACTVFPKIKEKLVFQDVATPLTNMHYLGAQRGAMYSAEHNVERFYAEAVARNRSSTPVKNLYISGQDVFSCGIAGALHGGLLCASTVLNHIVYINLLILKKKLKRKKARELAQLDKKKL encoded by the exons ATGTGGCTGCTCATTCTTTTAGTATGGTTGGTTATATGGGCCGGTGGCACCTACTGGTACCTATTTGGGAAGCCCAGTCCGTTCTCCCTGGAGTCTGTGAGACCCCCGGCACCCCGTGAGTTTGACCAGAAGAAGAGAGACAAAGTCATCAAACAAG GTTTCAGTGTCGACAAAGTGCCCCAGAACCTGGATGTGATCGTGATCGGAAGTGGCATTGGTGGACTGTCAGCCGCAGCCACACTTGCTAAAGCAGGAAAGAAGGTTCTGGTCCTGGAACAGCATGACCAGGCTGGAGGCTGCTGCCACACGTACATAGAGAAGGGCTTTGAGTTTGATGTTG GTCTTCATTACATCGGTCAAGTCCATGAAAACAGTTTGCTTCGAATTGCCTTTGACCAGATCACTGAGGGccaggtggagtttcagaagcTGCAGCCACATGTCGACACTGTCCAAATCGGCAGTGGTGTTGAGAGGCGGGAGTACAAGATTTTCactggaaaacatgaaatgaaagCCCGCCTGACTGAGCAATTTCCAAACGAGACAGAGGCAATCGAGAAATTCTTCAAAATCATGAAG CTCTCAGCTAAGAAGACCCACTACCTGGCAAGCATGAAGCTGATTCCTCAGTGGGTCTCTTTGTTCCTGCTGAAGTCAGGCATCGCAGATCTCATCTCTCCAGTCTTCCGTCTATCTGGCACACCAGCGACTGACTTTATAAACAccctgaccaaaaacaaagacCTCCAAGTCatcttttcttactttttctaTG GTGTGCCTCCAAAGGAATCCAGCATTCTGATCAACGCTCTCCTCATGCATCATTACAAACGAGGCGCTTACTACCCAAAAGGTGGAGCCAGTGAGATCGCCTTCCACATCATCAGAACTATTCAGAAATATGGAGGGAGCTGTCTGATCAGAGCTCCTGTCTCTCAGATCCTGGTTGATGAAAATGGAGCAGCCTATG GTGTGAAGGTGAAGAAAGGCCAGGACGAAGTTGAGGTCCACGCACCTGTAGTGGTTTCAAACTGTGGCGTCTTTACCACTTTCCAAAAACTCCTACCACCTGAGATTCAGGTCAAACATG ATATTCAGGAAAGACTGAGTATGATGAAACATGGGAGAGGATCATTTTTGATCTTTTCTGGCTTTGATGGAACTGCAGAGGACCTGGGTCTTGTCTCTACAAATTTCTGGCTCTTCAAAGACAACGACATGGATAAGTC GATGGAGGACTTTTTTGCGTTGAGCAAAGAGGAAGCGCCTGATAACATCCCTATGATGTTCATCACAGTACCATCTGCAAAAGATCCTGAAGCCAATATACGTCATCCAG GAAAGTCTTGCATGACAATACTGACCATGGTCAAGTATGAATGGTTTGAAGAGTGGAAGGATACTACTGTGCGAAAAAGAGGTGATGACTACTACAACTACAAAATGAGATTCACAAAGAACCTCTTTGACTGGGCCTGCACTGTGTTTCCTAAAATCAAAGAGAAG CTTGTTTTCCAAGATGTGGCAACTCCGCTGACCAACATGCACTACCTGGGAGCTCAGCGTGGAGCCATGTACTCTGCCGAGCACAACGTGGAGCGTTTCTATGCTGAGGCTGTAGCCAGGAACAGAAGCAGCACTCCTGTTAAAAACCTTTACATCTCAG GTCAAGATGTGTTCAGCTGTGGGATTGCTGGCGCTCTGCATGGCGGACTCCTCTGCGCCTCCACTGTGTTGAATCACATCGTCTACATCAACCTACTCATCCTCAAAAAGAAGCTGAAGAGAAAGAAAGCCAGAGAGCTGGCCCAGCTGGATAAGAAGAAACTGTAA
- the LOC111609941 gene encoding leucine-rich repeat-containing protein 17-like isoform X1 has product MRVPREFAEMTHFYAVGKTYSACFRCVALCTHRRVGHGFQQESLHFERTKMLCLIPLLLLLPLPSIMSGFRQCPSPCLCYESSDLVDCRSQGLDQVPPGVSSGTWLLDLSGNRVREVRSDSFVGLWSLKFLLMSNNSIHAVHPQSLSSLQFLERLDLSFNRLRWLPQDFTLHLTSLQVLRLDHNLMQHVDSSSLRNCDNLRKLDLSYNRIRTIDTRAFHSLSRLRLLHLEGNRLNMLKDGLLSRQQSLEVLLLGHNNISAIEAEALAPLRGLTLLGLRGNQLQHIKFKTFLKLQTISTHLQMSLNPWTCDCDLQRVFGKIQYVRHLHVEDYKAILCHAPPQQAGSPLASMDSQLCMAETASVLVITITVMLAVIGALVKAERNRKNKQAASDAESSDK; this is encoded by the exons ATGCGTGTGCCTCGGGAGTTTGCTGAAATGACACATTTCTATGCAGTTGGCAAAACATATTCGGCGTGTTTCAGATGTGTCGCTCTGTGTACGCACAGAAGGGTCGGCCATGGCTTTCAGCAGGAGAGTCTTCACTTTGAGCGCACAAAGATGCTCTGCTTGATTcctctgcttctgctgctgccgCTTCCGAGCATAATGTCGGGCTTCAGGCAGTGTCCAAGCCCCTGCCTTTGCTACGAGTCCTCTGACCTGGTGGACTGCAGGTCTCAGGGCTTGGACCAGGTCCCCCCCGGTGTCTCCAGTGGCACTTGGCTGCTGGATCTCAGTGGGAACAGGGTGAGAGAGGTGCGCAGTGATTCGTTCGTGGGATTGTGGTCGTTGAAGTTCCTGCTGATGTCCAACAACAGCATACATGCTGTGCATCCACAG TCTCTTTCATCCCTACAGTTTCTGGAGAGGCTGGACCTGAGCTTCAACCGACTGCGCTGGCTGCCTCAGGACTTCACTCTCCATCTGACCTCCCTCCAGGTGCTGCGGCTGGACCACAACCTGATGCAGCATGTCGACTCCTCCTCCCTGAGAAACTGTGACAACCTGAGGAAGCTGGACCTGAGCTACAACCGCATCCGAACGATAGACACCAGGGCTTTCCACAGCCTCTCTCGACTGCGCCTCCTGCACTTGGAGGGAAACAGGCTGAACATGCTCAAAGACGGGCTGCTGAGCCGCCAGCAGAGCCTGGAGGTTCTCCTGCTCGGCCACAACAACATCTCCGCGATCGAGGCCGAAGCTCTGGCCCCTCTCCGCGGTCTGACCCTGCTGGGCCTCCGCGGAAATCAGCTGCAGCACATCAAGTTCAAGACCTTCCTGAAGCTGCAGACCATCAGCACCCACCTGCAGATGTCCCTCAACCCCTGGACCTGCGACTGCGACCTGCAGCGCGTCTTTGGTAAGATCCAGTACGTGCGACACCTGCATGTAGAGGACTACAAGGCCATCCTCTGCCACGCCCCTCCTCAGCAGGCTGGGAGCCCCCTCGCGTCCATGGACAGCCAGCTGTGCATGGCGGAGACAGCGTCGGTGCTGGTCATCACCATCACCGTGATGCTGGCAGTGATCGGTGCGCTGGTCAAAGCTGAGCGCAACCGCAAGAACAAACAAGCTGCGAGTGATGCAGAGTCTTCAGACAAGTGA
- the LOC111609941 gene encoding leucine-rich repeat-containing G-protein coupled receptor 6-like isoform X2: MRVPREFAEMTHFYAVGKTYSACFRCVALCTHRRVGHGFQQESLHFERTKMLCLIPLLLLLPLPSIMSGFRQCPSPCLCYESSDLVDCRSQGLDQVPPGVSSGTWLLDLSGNRVREVRSDSFVGLWSLKFLLMSNNSIHAVHPQVLRLDHNLMQHVDSSSLRNCDNLRKLDLSYNRIRTIDTRAFHSLSRLRLLHLEGNRLNMLKDGLLSRQQSLEVLLLGHNNISAIEAEALAPLRGLTLLGLRGNQLQHIKFKTFLKLQTISTHLQMSLNPWTCDCDLQRVFGKIQYVRHLHVEDYKAILCHAPPQQAGSPLASMDSQLCMAETASVLVITITVMLAVIGALVKAERNRKNKQAASDAESSDK; this comes from the exons ATGCGTGTGCCTCGGGAGTTTGCTGAAATGACACATTTCTATGCAGTTGGCAAAACATATTCGGCGTGTTTCAGATGTGTCGCTCTGTGTACGCACAGAAGGGTCGGCCATGGCTTTCAGCAGGAGAGTCTTCACTTTGAGCGCACAAAGATGCTCTGCTTGATTcctctgcttctgctgctgccgCTTCCGAGCATAATGTCGGGCTTCAGGCAGTGTCCAAGCCCCTGCCTTTGCTACGAGTCCTCTGACCTGGTGGACTGCAGGTCTCAGGGCTTGGACCAGGTCCCCCCCGGTGTCTCCAGTGGCACTTGGCTGCTGGATCTCAGTGGGAACAGGGTGAGAGAGGTGCGCAGTGATTCGTTCGTGGGATTGTGGTCGTTGAAGTTCCTGCTGATGTCCAACAACAGCATACATGCTGTGCATCCACAG GTGCTGCGGCTGGACCACAACCTGATGCAGCATGTCGACTCCTCCTCCCTGAGAAACTGTGACAACCTGAGGAAGCTGGACCTGAGCTACAACCGCATCCGAACGATAGACACCAGGGCTTTCCACAGCCTCTCTCGACTGCGCCTCCTGCACTTGGAGGGAAACAGGCTGAACATGCTCAAAGACGGGCTGCTGAGCCGCCAGCAGAGCCTGGAGGTTCTCCTGCTCGGCCACAACAACATCTCCGCGATCGAGGCCGAAGCTCTGGCCCCTCTCCGCGGTCTGACCCTGCTGGGCCTCCGCGGAAATCAGCTGCAGCACATCAAGTTCAAGACCTTCCTGAAGCTGCAGACCATCAGCACCCACCTGCAGATGTCCCTCAACCCCTGGACCTGCGACTGCGACCTGCAGCGCGTCTTTGGTAAGATCCAGTACGTGCGACACCTGCATGTAGAGGACTACAAGGCCATCCTCTGCCACGCCCCTCCTCAGCAGGCTGGGAGCCCCCTCGCGTCCATGGACAGCCAGCTGTGCATGGCGGAGACAGCGTCGGTGCTGGTCATCACCATCACCGTGATGCTGGCAGTGATCGGTGCGCTGGTCAAAGCTGAGCGCAACCGCAAGAACAAACAAGCTGCGAGTGATGCAGAGTCTTCAGACAAGTGA
- the tmem101 gene encoding transmembrane protein 101 yields the protein MAGPSRKQMLRFLGQLGAFILTRFGFWNCFSMLMLFAERADSKRKPDIHVPYLYIDMGAAVLCASFMSFGVKRRWFALGAAMQLAISTYASYIGEQVHYGDWLKVRMYSRALAVIGGFLVLASGAGEVYRQKARSRSLQSTGQVFLGIYLICMVYSLRHSDEDRQAYLNHIAGGELTLMLIEVLFGVLALAFLTGYYIRMAAQILATILPLVILLIDGNFGYWHNNRKVEFWNQMKLIGHNVGIFGAVLILATDG from the exons ATGGCAGGTCCAAGTAGGAAGCAGATGTTAAGGTTTCTCGGCCAACTTGGGGCGTTTATTCTGACCCGGTTCGGATTCTGGAACTGCTTCAGTATGCTGATGCTGTTCGCTGAAAGAGCGGACTCAAAGAG AAAACCGGACATCCATGTACCATACCTGTATATTGACATGGGAGCAGCCGTCCTCTGCGCTAGTTTCATGTCATTTGGAGTGAAGAGGAGATGGTTTGCTCTGGGTGCCGCCATGCAGCTGGCCATCAGCACTTACGCATCCTACATCGGAGAGCAGGTGCATTATGGGGACTGGCTAAAG GTCCGGATGTACTCCAGGGCGCTAGCCGTCATCGGGGGCTTCCTGGTCCTGGCCAGTGGAGCGGGGGAAGTCTACAGGCAGAAGGCTCGCAGCAGATCGCTGCAGTCCACTGGGCAGGTCTTTCTGGGTATCTATCTCATCTGCATG GTGTACTCGCTGCGGCACAGTGACGAGGACAGACAGGCCTACCTGAACCACATCGCAGGGGGAGAGCTCACTCTGATGCTCATAGAAGTGCTGTTTGGCGTTCTAGCTCTGGCCTTCCTCACTGGGTACTACATCCGGATGGCCGCTCAAATCCTGGCCACCATCCTTCCTCTGGTCATCCTGCTCATCGACGGAAACTTCGGATACTGGCACAACAACCGCAAGGTGGAGTTCTGGAACCAGATGAAGCTGATCGGCCACAATGTTGGGATTTTCGGCGCTGTGCTCATCTTGGCCACTGACGGGTAG